One region of Streptomyces davaonensis JCM 4913 genomic DNA includes:
- a CDS encoding cellulose binding domain-containing protein yields MSTRANRRGSRAALALTAVVGSLALAAVPLTTVTASAASGDGLAVQYRTSASGATADQSEPWFKVRNTGTTTVQLSQVKIRYYFKADSPSASYRFACSWAVKGCSAITGTFGTLANPTATADRYLEIGFTSAAGSLAPGADTGDMQLRFYQSSWQTLTQSDDYSFNGTQTAYADWSKVTAQLSGANVWGTAPAGNEPTDPPTDPPGDSGQTLFDDFSYTSHTDPALSSHGWSVRSNSGGPGVPGATWDPSKVTFANQSGNTVMNLETSSAGTGSSTTHTEVLTKATKFKNGTYAARVKFSDAPKYGPDGDHIVQTFFTINDLKAPMADDYAEYDFEYLPNGGWGEPANILYTTSWETYNPDPWQAVNQHSESRTSYAGWHDLVVTIDNSRITYYIDGQHFGTHDAAYLPERPMSINFNQWLIDLNGQTSTTPRAYDQQVDYVLHVKDQVLTPAQVSAKITSLRNAGTTFVDEVPAS; encoded by the coding sequence ATGAGTACCCGTGCCAACCGCCGCGGCAGCCGCGCGGCCCTCGCCCTGACCGCCGTCGTCGGCAGCTTGGCCCTGGCGGCCGTCCCCCTCACCACCGTCACCGCGTCCGCGGCGTCGGGCGACGGCCTGGCCGTCCAGTACCGCACCAGCGCCAGTGGTGCCACCGCCGACCAGTCCGAGCCGTGGTTCAAGGTGCGCAACACCGGCACCACCACCGTCCAGCTGAGCCAGGTCAAGATCCGCTACTACTTCAAGGCCGACTCCCCGAGCGCCTCGTACCGCTTCGCCTGCTCATGGGCGGTCAAGGGCTGCTCGGCGATCACCGGCACCTTCGGCACGCTCGCCAACCCCACCGCCACGGCCGACCGCTACCTGGAGATCGGCTTCACCTCCGCGGCCGGCTCCCTCGCCCCCGGCGCCGACACCGGCGACATGCAACTGCGCTTCTACCAGTCCAGCTGGCAGACCCTGACGCAGAGCGACGACTACTCCTTCAACGGCACCCAGACCGCCTACGCCGACTGGAGCAAGGTCACCGCGCAGCTGTCCGGCGCCAACGTGTGGGGCACCGCCCCCGCAGGGAACGAGCCGACCGACCCGCCGACCGACCCGCCCGGCGACAGCGGCCAGACCCTGTTCGACGACTTCTCCTACACCTCGCACACCGACCCGGCCCTGTCCAGCCACGGCTGGAGCGTCCGCTCCAACTCCGGTGGCCCCGGCGTCCCCGGCGCCACCTGGGACCCCTCCAAGGTCACCTTCGCCAACCAGAGCGGCAACACGGTGATGAACCTGGAGACCTCCAGCGCAGGCACCGGCTCCAGCACCACCCACACCGAAGTCCTCACCAAGGCGACGAAGTTCAAGAACGGCACCTACGCGGCCCGGGTCAAGTTCTCCGACGCCCCCAAGTACGGCCCCGACGGCGACCACATCGTCCAGACCTTCTTCACCATCAACGACCTCAAGGCCCCGATGGCCGACGACTACGCCGAGTACGACTTCGAGTATCTGCCCAACGGCGGCTGGGGCGAGCCGGCGAACATCCTGTACACGACCTCCTGGGAGACCTACAACCCGGACCCGTGGCAGGCGGTCAACCAGCACAGCGAGAGCAGGACCAGCTACGCCGGCTGGCACGACCTCGTCGTGACCATCGACAACAGCCGGATCACCTACTACATCGACGGCCAGCACTTCGGCACACATGACGCCGCCTACCTGCCCGAGCGGCCCATGTCCATCAACTTCAACCAGTGGCTGATCGACCTCAACGGCCAGACGTCGACCACCCCGCGCGCCTATGACCAGCAGGTCGACTACGTCCTGCACGTCAAGGACCAGGTCCTCACCCCGGCTCAGGTCTCCGCGAAGATCACCTCCCTGCGCAACGCCGGGACGACCTTCGTCGACGAGGTCCCGGCGTCCTGA
- a CDS encoding beta-N-acetylhexosaminidase: MDLSHPVRPRPDLALVPRPSKLSARPGRFRLDDTTRLRVTPGAEPAADLLRSYLVPASGLRLEHAEDGTVVLALDPALPGLGEEGYGLTVSAHQVLLRAAHPTGLLRGVQTIRQLLPYEALSAPSEAIELIGAEITDVPTHPWRGMLLDVARHFQPVSYLRRFVDLLALHKLNMLHLHLTDDQGWRMPVAAYPRLTEIGSRRTQSMVGPAGSNHFDGRPHGGSYTRAELTGLIAYAAARGVTVVPEVGVPGHVRSALAAYPELGNRPDMPLDVWTHWGVCTNVLGVGDHVLEFFRTVLDEVMDVFPSPYIHIGGDEVPTEEWEASPAAIARAAQEGLSGPRELHGWFLAKMAGHVVRAGRRPIAWAEDGSTLPPSCTVMSWRTPRHAWAAARKGHDVIHADHRSTYFDYARDLGPGEPPAQPGHAVDLRTVYGVDLVPPSDEPLLAGKVLGTQGQLWTEFVPTPEHIEYLTYPRLCALAERAWGSTSTDDWPDFRTRLDGHRARLTALGVPHDTLRDRTAHAPV; this comes from the coding sequence GTGGACCTGTCCCATCCCGTACGCCCACGCCCTGATCTCGCGCTTGTTCCCCGCCCCAGCAAGCTCTCCGCACGCCCCGGCCGATTCCGGCTCGACGACACCACACGACTGCGCGTCACCCCTGGCGCCGAACCGGCGGCCGACCTCCTGCGCTCCTATCTCGTGCCCGCATCGGGACTGCGCCTGGAGCACGCCGAGGACGGCACCGTCGTCCTCGCCCTCGACCCCGCGCTCCCGGGACTGGGCGAGGAGGGGTACGGCCTGACCGTCTCCGCCCACCAAGTGCTGCTGCGCGCCGCCCACCCGACCGGGCTGCTGCGCGGCGTCCAGACGATCCGTCAACTTCTGCCCTACGAAGCCCTGTCGGCGCCGTCGGAGGCCATTGAGCTGATCGGGGCGGAGATCACGGATGTGCCCACCCACCCCTGGCGCGGCATGCTGCTCGACGTCGCCCGCCACTTCCAGCCGGTGTCCTACCTGCGCCGCTTCGTCGACCTCCTCGCCCTGCACAAGCTGAACATGCTGCACCTGCACCTCACCGACGACCAGGGCTGGCGGATGCCGGTGGCCGCCTACCCCAGGCTCACCGAGATCGGCAGCCGACGGACCCAGTCGATGGTCGGCCCCGCAGGCAGCAACCACTTCGACGGCCGTCCGCACGGCGGCTCGTACACCCGCGCAGAACTGACCGGACTCATCGCCTACGCGGCCGCACGAGGAGTGACGGTGGTGCCGGAGGTCGGTGTGCCGGGCCACGTACGGTCCGCGCTCGCCGCCTACCCCGAACTGGGCAACCGCCCGGACATGCCGCTCGACGTGTGGACCCACTGGGGCGTGTGCACGAACGTGCTCGGCGTCGGCGACCACGTCCTCGAATTCTTCCGCACTGTTCTGGACGAGGTGATGGACGTCTTCCCCTCCCCGTACATCCACATCGGGGGCGACGAAGTCCCCACCGAGGAATGGGAGGCCAGCCCGGCCGCGATCGCCCGCGCCGCGCAGGAAGGGCTGTCCGGCCCGCGGGAGCTGCACGGCTGGTTCCTGGCCAAGATGGCCGGCCACGTCGTGCGGGCGGGCCGCCGCCCCATCGCCTGGGCCGAGGACGGCAGCACACTGCCCCCGAGCTGCACGGTGATGAGCTGGCGCACACCGCGGCACGCCTGGGCGGCCGCCCGCAAAGGACACGACGTCATCCACGCCGACCACCGCTCCACCTACTTCGACTACGCACGCGATCTCGGCCCCGGGGAACCTCCCGCCCAGCCGGGCCACGCCGTCGACCTGCGAACCGTGTACGGCGTGGACCTCGTGCCGCCCTCCGACGAGCCACTGCTCGCCGGGAAGGTCCTGGGCACCCAGGGGCAGCTGTGGACCGAGTTCGTGCCGACACCCGAACACATTGAGTACCTCACCTACCCCCGCCTGTGCGCCCTCGCCGAGCGGGCGTGGGGCTCCACCTCCACAGACGACTGGCCGGACTTCCGGACCCGGCTGGACGGGCACCGCGCGCGACTGACCGCGCTCGGCGTACCGCACGACACCCTCCGGGACCGGACGGCACACGCCCCCGTGTGA
- a CDS encoding carbohydrate ABC transporter permease, whose protein sequence is MTTTRRTAAPRRALRRLPLNAAATLTVVLCLFPVYWMVATAFKPSRDIQSYEPRLIPREWTFEHFRTAVQADSFALFWRNSILVTLSAVLLALVVALGAAYAVARLRWRGRRQFMLAVFIAQMAPWESLIIPIYIISRDTNMLDRLPTLTLIYFMITLPFTVVVLRGFIAGIPPELEEAAQVDGCTRVGAFRRIAFPLLAPGLMATSLFGFITAWNEFTYANFLIIKQQDSRTLPVWLSSFQTTFGTDWGATMAASTLFALPALIVFLALQRHVTSGLTAGGVKG, encoded by the coding sequence GTGACCACGACCCGCAGGACCGCCGCCCCACGGCGCGCACTACGCCGGCTTCCGCTCAACGCCGCGGCCACCCTGACCGTGGTCCTCTGCCTCTTTCCCGTGTACTGGATGGTCGCGACCGCCTTCAAGCCGTCCCGGGACATCCAGTCCTACGAACCCCGCCTGATCCCCAGGGAATGGACCTTCGAGCACTTCCGCACAGCGGTCCAGGCCGACAGCTTCGCCTTGTTCTGGCGCAACAGCATCCTGGTCACCCTCAGCGCCGTCCTCCTCGCGCTGGTCGTCGCGCTAGGCGCCGCCTACGCCGTGGCCCGGCTGCGCTGGCGCGGCCGCCGCCAGTTCATGCTGGCGGTGTTCATCGCCCAGATGGCGCCGTGGGAATCACTGATCATCCCGATCTACATCATCTCCCGCGACACCAACATGCTCGACCGGCTGCCGACGCTCACCCTCATCTACTTCATGATCACCCTGCCGTTCACGGTGGTGGTCCTGAGAGGCTTCATCGCCGGCATCCCGCCCGAACTGGAGGAGGCGGCGCAGGTCGACGGCTGCACCCGGGTGGGCGCCTTCCGCCGGATCGCGTTCCCGCTGCTCGCCCCGGGACTGATGGCCACCTCGCTCTTCGGATTCATCACCGCCTGGAACGAGTTCACCTACGCCAACTTCCTCATCATCAAGCAGCAGGACAGCCGCACACTGCCGGTCTGGCTCTCCTCCTTCCAGACCACCTTCGGCACGGACTGGGGCGCCACCATGGCCGCCTCCACCCTCTTCGCCCTGCCCGCGCTGATCGTCTTCCTCGCACTCCAGCGCCATGTGACCTCGGGCCTGACAGCCGGAGGAGTCAAGGGCTAG
- a CDS encoding carbohydrate ABC transporter permease, with protein sequence MLAKSYSRPSRSRTLGPYLLIAPAVLGMLYLLVYPFGRALLISLQDFRLRELIKGDAEFVGLRNYQTLLTDPRFWEVVRRTFLFMAVNVAAIMILSTLVALMIERLGPFGRAVVLSSLVLVWAVPVVAATTVFQWLFHSEFGIVNETLTNLGFTAYEGYTWFANGSAAFTILVVLIVWQSVPFAAITVYSALTTVPEELYESARLDGAGAMRIFRSVTFPLVRPIFMLVLSLEVIWTFKAFVQIWVMTRGGPGDATTILPVYAVQTALANQRYDLGSAASMVTVLLMSGVLVLYFRQLFRQEGEHL encoded by the coding sequence ATGCTCGCCAAGTCCTACAGCCGACCGTCCCGCAGCCGCACTCTCGGCCCCTACCTGCTGATCGCACCGGCAGTCCTGGGCATGCTCTACCTCCTGGTCTATCCCTTCGGCCGGGCCCTGCTCATCTCCTTGCAGGACTTCCGGCTGCGCGAACTCATCAAAGGCGACGCCGAGTTCGTGGGGCTGCGCAACTACCAGACCCTGCTGACCGACCCGAGGTTCTGGGAGGTCGTCCGCCGCACGTTCCTGTTCATGGCCGTCAACGTCGCCGCCATCATGATCCTCTCGACACTGGTCGCCCTGATGATCGAACGGCTGGGCCCCTTCGGCAGGGCCGTGGTCCTCAGCTCGCTGGTCCTGGTGTGGGCGGTGCCCGTCGTGGCCGCCACCACCGTCTTCCAGTGGCTGTTCCACTCGGAGTTCGGCATCGTCAACGAAACGCTCACGAACCTCGGCTTCACCGCCTACGAGGGCTACACCTGGTTCGCCAACGGCAGCGCCGCGTTCACGATCCTCGTCGTCCTCATCGTGTGGCAGTCGGTGCCGTTCGCCGCCATCACCGTCTACTCGGCCCTCACCACCGTGCCCGAAGAGCTCTACGAATCCGCGCGCCTCGACGGCGCCGGCGCCATGCGGATCTTCCGCTCCGTGACGTTTCCTCTGGTGAGACCGATCTTCATGCTCGTTCTCTCACTCGAAGTCATCTGGACCTTCAAGGCGTTCGTCCAGATCTGGGTGATGACCCGGGGCGGCCCCGGTGACGCGACGACGATCCTGCCGGTCTACGCCGTGCAGACCGCCCTTGCCAACCAGCGCTACGACCTCGGATCGGCCGCCTCCATGGTCACCGTCCTGCTCATGAGCGGCGTCCTCGTCCTCTACTTCCGCCAACTGTTCCGCCAGGAAGGGGAGCACCTGTGA
- a CDS encoding extracellular solute-binding protein, whose protein sequence is MKHRPLSLLGVMLLSAGLVACSSSDGDQSDGGPTALDVWLMRDSVSAAFQEEFEAGFEKAHPEIDVKIQIQEWEGIGEKVTAALASNDAPDVIEVGNTQVAQYAQSGGLTDFTDKVADLGGDAWLKGLAEPGAWEGKQYGIPYYAANRVVIYRTDLFEKAGIDASKIKTRDQWLAATEKLNKGGVQGIYLPGQNWFTLAGFVWDEGGDLAVQEGEDWAGGLDSPEALRAMEFYGQLQALGKGPKDSDESRPLQAEVVAKGQIAQVIATPGGANVIAQSNPELKGKLGFFPIPGKTADTPGAVFTGGSDLVVPAVAAHQDEAYTFIKELTGDAWQQKLALAMSYVPNKTTLADAVASDPGAAVMAVGAAQGHATPNTPQWAAVEAKNPIKDYMTAVLTGRNAKSEAAKASQSITTTLNSGS, encoded by the coding sequence GTGAAGCACCGCCCCCTTTCCCTCCTCGGCGTCATGCTGCTGAGCGCCGGACTCGTCGCCTGTTCCTCCTCCGACGGAGACCAGAGTGACGGCGGGCCGACCGCCCTCGACGTCTGGTTGATGCGCGACAGCGTCTCCGCGGCCTTCCAGGAGGAGTTCGAGGCCGGTTTCGAGAAGGCTCACCCGGAGATCGACGTCAAGATCCAGATCCAGGAGTGGGAGGGCATCGGTGAGAAGGTCACCGCCGCCCTGGCCAGCAACGACGCCCCCGATGTCATCGAGGTCGGCAACACCCAGGTCGCCCAGTACGCCCAGAGCGGCGGACTGACCGACTTCACCGACAAGGTCGCCGACCTCGGCGGCGACGCCTGGCTCAAGGGCCTCGCCGAACCGGGCGCCTGGGAGGGCAAGCAGTACGGCATTCCGTACTACGCCGCCAACCGGGTCGTCATCTACCGCACCGACCTGTTCGAGAAGGCGGGCATCGACGCCTCGAAGATCAAGACACGTGACCAGTGGCTCGCCGCCACCGAGAAGCTCAACAAGGGCGGCGTGCAGGGAATTTACCTGCCAGGGCAGAACTGGTTCACCCTCGCCGGATTCGTCTGGGACGAGGGCGGGGACCTCGCCGTCCAGGAGGGCGAGGATTGGGCCGGAGGACTGGACAGTCCCGAAGCGCTGAGAGCCATGGAGTTCTACGGACAACTCCAGGCGCTCGGCAAGGGGCCCAAGGACTCCGACGAATCGCGTCCGTTGCAGGCCGAGGTCGTGGCCAAGGGGCAGATCGCCCAGGTCATCGCCACCCCCGGCGGAGCCAACGTCATCGCGCAGAGCAACCCCGAACTCAAGGGCAAGCTGGGCTTCTTCCCCATCCCCGGCAAGACCGCCGACACCCCGGGCGCCGTCTTCACCGGCGGCTCCGACCTGGTCGTGCCCGCCGTCGCCGCGCACCAGGACGAGGCGTACACCTTCATCAAGGAACTCACCGGTGACGCCTGGCAGCAGAAGCTCGCACTCGCGATGAGCTACGTCCCGAACAAGACCACCCTGGCCGACGCCGTCGCCTCCGACCCCGGTGCCGCGGTCATGGCAGTCGGCGCCGCGCAGGGGCACGCCACGCCCAACACGCCCCAGTGGGCCGCGGTCGAGGCCAAGAACCCCATCAAGGACTACATGACGGCCGTACTCACCGGCCGGAACGCCAAGTCCGAGGCAGCCAAGGCGTCCCAGTCCATCACCACCACGCTCAACAGCGGTTCCTGA
- a CDS encoding GntR family transcriptional regulator codes for MEIDAAASGAMLKRERVRDAILELIEARRPGDAIPSERALCSELGVSRPTLRAAVDELVVAGLLVREHGRGMFVAAEKITQELVSERNAFSLPQAGGVWTSTLLEFSTQAAGARISRKLRISPAAQILYVARLRLVDGIPMAIEHLHVRADLAPGLTSDELQQGDLYEHLHDRHGVQVREAVQSIEPTVVTRAEAELLQVPELSPALLFERLTTDSHGRAVEYVHSLYRGDRYRIVSRLTLSAGDEQPAAEEGHHPGIPPGDFTSGDPVTLSTRGVVQQNN; via the coding sequence ATGGAGATCGACGCGGCAGCCTCCGGCGCGATGCTCAAGCGTGAGCGAGTCCGTGACGCGATCCTCGAACTCATCGAGGCGCGACGCCCCGGAGACGCCATCCCCTCCGAGCGCGCCCTCTGCTCCGAACTCGGCGTCTCACGCCCCACGCTGCGGGCGGCGGTCGACGAACTGGTCGTCGCGGGGCTGCTGGTCCGTGAGCACGGCCGGGGCATGTTCGTGGCCGCGGAGAAGATCACCCAGGAGCTGGTCTCCGAGCGGAACGCGTTCAGCCTTCCGCAGGCCGGCGGCGTGTGGACCAGCACACTCCTGGAGTTCAGCACCCAGGCGGCCGGCGCCCGCATCAGCCGCAAACTCCGCATCTCCCCCGCCGCGCAGATCCTCTACGTCGCCCGCCTCCGTCTCGTGGACGGCATCCCCATGGCCATCGAGCACCTGCATGTGCGAGCCGATCTGGCCCCCGGCCTGACCAGCGACGAACTCCAGCAGGGCGACCTCTACGAGCATCTGCACGACCGGCACGGCGTCCAGGTCAGGGAAGCAGTGCAGTCCATCGAGCCCACAGTCGTCACCCGAGCCGAGGCCGAACTGCTCCAGGTGCCGGAGCTGTCCCCCGCGCTGCTGTTCGAGCGGCTCACCACGGACAGCCACGGCCGCGCGGTGGAGTACGTCCATTCCCTCTACCGAGGCGACCGCTACCGCATCGTCTCGCGCCTCACCCTCAGCGCCGGCGATGAGCAGCCCGCGGCCGAGGAGGGCCATCACCCGGGCATCCCCCCGGGCGACTTCACCAGCGGCGACCCGGTCACCCTCTCCACGCGGGGTGTGGTCCAGCAGAACAACTGA
- a CDS encoding LamG domain-containing protein, with protein MSEVVFVADFTSDRQWVAGRSWAYPDGGPTNPGDDKLDHLTQDPTYFHNGTFRATRRPDGLWDTGLLTTEESPEAFMVRTGDRLETRVRLPVELGAWPAIWTWRDGGNEVDVFEYHPDNPDLLELTNHVRHSGSYIRDSAVRPGGVITLNVTFGKRSVIWLLNGREVFADARGVGTDWHAFLIVNLSVCAGRYHPRPEDTVDELSYGVESLVVHRG; from the coding sequence GTGAGTGAAGTCGTCTTCGTCGCAGATTTCACATCTGATCGCCAGTGGGTCGCCGGGCGTTCCTGGGCCTATCCGGACGGAGGCCCCACCAACCCGGGCGACGACAAGCTCGACCACCTCACCCAGGACCCCACCTACTTCCACAACGGCACCTTCCGCGCCACACGCCGCCCCGACGGCCTATGGGACACCGGCCTGCTCACCACCGAGGAGAGCCCAGAGGCGTTCATGGTCCGAACCGGCGACCGCTTGGAAACCAGAGTCCGGTTGCCGGTCGAGCTGGGTGCCTGGCCGGCGATCTGGACCTGGCGCGACGGCGGCAACGAGGTCGACGTCTTCGAGTACCACCCGGACAACCCAGACCTACTGGAGCTCACCAACCACGTCCGCCACAGCGGCAGTTACATCCGCGACAGCGCGGTCCGCCCCGGAGGCGTGATCACTCTGAACGTGACATTCGGCAAGCGGAGCGTGATCTGGCTCCTGAACGGCCGAGAGGTCTTCGCCGACGCACGCGGCGTCGGTACGGACTGGCACGCCTTCCTCATCGTCAACCTGTCGGTCTGCGCGGGGCGCTATCACCCGAGGCCCGAGGACACCGTCGACGAGTTGTCATACGGAGTGGAGAGCCTGGTCGTGCACCGCGGCTGA
- a CDS encoding GNAT family N-acetyltransferase, translating into MTELRTDRLVLRRWRDTDHEPWAAMNADPEVREHLGELMTREQSDASVARFRAEFDRRGYGWWAVEVRATGEFIGFAGLDQVDEGMPFAGVEIGWRLARSAWGQGYATEAALTVLAYGFDTLELPEILAVTTAANVRSQAVMRRIGMTRDPADDFDDPTAPEGPLRPSVLFRISAAVHDQALHSV; encoded by the coding sequence GTGACTGAACTGCGTACCGATCGCCTTGTCCTGCGTCGATGGCGTGACACCGACCATGAACCATGGGCGGCGATGAACGCCGATCCTGAGGTGCGCGAGCACTTGGGCGAGCTGATGACCCGTGAACAGAGCGATGCCTCCGTGGCGCGGTTCCGGGCCGAGTTCGACCGGCGAGGCTATGGGTGGTGGGCCGTCGAGGTACGAGCCACGGGCGAGTTCATCGGTTTTGCGGGCCTGGATCAGGTGGATGAGGGCATGCCGTTCGCGGGAGTGGAGATCGGCTGGAGGCTCGCCCGATCTGCCTGGGGTCAGGGCTACGCGACGGAGGCCGCGCTGACCGTCCTGGCTTACGGCTTCGACACGCTTGAGCTGCCCGAGATCCTCGCCGTGACAACGGCTGCCAACGTCCGATCCCAGGCGGTGATGCGCCGGATCGGCATGACCAGGGATCCGGCCGATGACTTCGACGACCCCACCGCACCGGAAGGACCGCTGCGTCCGAGTGTGCTGTTCCGCATCTCAGCCGCGGTGCACGACCAGGCTCTCCACTCCGTATGA
- a CDS encoding methyltransferase domain-containing protein: MDWETHARRLAADTVRPESRWYEPLASTPRHVFVPRWWESKGGRWRLRVGEDDPQAWMQAAYTNETLVTRIGPLHADHTESGTVPEGLPTSSSTLPVLVVDMYRHAVLADDSRVLVTTGTGYGTALACRRIGAENVTSVDVDAHLVGTAGARLESIGLRPHMAVCDITGPLPGEYDRIVSTVSVRPIPPSWLTALKPGGRLVTTIAGTGLIVVADKTKDGGAVGQTSQYRAGFMRTRHGEDYAPRPTDELWEKVQGADGEEVTTSRYPLLYPPDAWDVSSMLALTVPEIDYRLEVEGDTRTVWMLHADGSWARATAVGFLDSPTVHQGGPRRLWRELERVQNRLNREGSLPVYGARVRIDPEGTLTLSRGAWSVTVN; encoded by the coding sequence ATGGATTGGGAGACGCACGCGCGGCGCCTGGCGGCAGATACCGTCCGGCCCGAATCCCGCTGGTACGAGCCCTTGGCCAGCACCCCGCGGCACGTGTTCGTGCCCCGCTGGTGGGAAAGCAAAGGCGGCCGGTGGCGTCTGCGGGTCGGCGAGGACGACCCGCAGGCGTGGATGCAAGCGGCTTACACCAACGAGACGTTGGTGACCCGCATCGGTCCGCTGCACGCCGATCACACCGAGTCCGGCACCGTGCCGGAGGGCCTGCCCACCTCGTCCTCCACTCTCCCTGTCCTGGTCGTGGACATGTACCGGCACGCGGTGCTCGCCGACGACTCCCGCGTCTTGGTGACTACCGGGACCGGCTACGGGACCGCGCTCGCCTGCCGACGGATCGGGGCGGAGAACGTCACCAGCGTGGACGTGGACGCGCACCTGGTGGGGACGGCAGGTGCCCGGCTTGAGTCCATCGGCCTGCGCCCGCACATGGCCGTCTGCGACATCACCGGCCCGCTTCCGGGGGAGTACGACCGGATCGTGTCCACAGTGTCAGTGCGGCCCATCCCGCCCTCGTGGCTTACCGCGCTGAAGCCCGGTGGTCGGCTGGTGACCACGATCGCAGGAACGGGACTGATCGTCGTCGCCGACAAGACGAAGGACGGCGGCGCGGTCGGCCAGACCTCCCAGTACCGGGCGGGCTTCATGCGTACGCGGCACGGCGAGGACTACGCGCCCCGGCCCACTGACGAGCTGTGGGAGAAGGTGCAGGGGGCAGACGGCGAGGAGGTGACGACGAGCCGCTATCCGCTGCTGTACCCGCCGGACGCATGGGACGTGTCGTCCATGCTGGCGCTGACCGTCCCGGAGATCGACTACCGCCTGGAGGTGGAGGGCGATACGCGCACGGTGTGGATGCTGCACGCCGACGGCTCCTGGGCCCGCGCCACGGCGGTCGGCTTCCTGGACTCACCGACCGTGCACCAGGGCGGCCCCCGGCGGCTGTGGCGAGAACTGGAGCGCGTTCAGAACCGTCTCAACCGCGAGGGCAGCTTGCCGGTCTACGGGGCGCGGGTCCGGATCGACCCGGAGGGCACCCTCACCCTCTCGCGTGGAGCCTGGTCCGTGACAGTGAACTGA
- a CDS encoding radical SAM protein, translating into MTALLEPPANTALGGVTFLELEITSRCQLTCSSHCYAEAGPTKGHGTMTAEDWKQVIDEAARVGVTKVQFIGGEPTLHPNFTELVEHALNLGLGVQVYSNLYRVRLEHWALFERPGVSLATSYYADTDDGHDAVTGRKGSHAATRANIVEALRRGIHVQVGIVDVLDGQRVDQARAELAALGVTVINTDRVRGVGNGAKVLPSTSELCGNCTRGRAAVMPDGQVHPLRAGALPSCRRR; encoded by the coding sequence ATGACCGCATTACTCGAACCCCCGGCCAACACCGCGCTGGGCGGCGTGACCTTCCTCGAATTGGAGATCACCAGCCGCTGCCAGCTGACGTGTTCCTCGCACTGCTACGCCGAGGCCGGCCCGACCAAGGGCCACGGGACGATGACCGCCGAGGACTGGAAGCAGGTCATCGACGAAGCCGCGCGCGTCGGCGTGACCAAGGTTCAGTTCATCGGCGGCGAGCCGACGCTGCACCCCAACTTCACCGAGCTGGTGGAACACGCCCTGAATCTGGGCTTGGGTGTCCAGGTGTACAGCAACCTGTACCGGGTCCGGCTGGAGCACTGGGCGCTGTTCGAGCGGCCGGGCGTCTCTCTGGCCACCTCGTACTACGCCGACACCGACGACGGACACGACGCCGTCACCGGCCGCAAGGGCAGCCACGCGGCAACCCGCGCGAACATCGTCGAGGCGCTGCGGCGCGGCATCCACGTACAGGTCGGCATCGTCGACGTTCTCGACGGCCAGCGCGTCGACCAGGCGCGCGCCGAGCTCGCAGCGCTCGGGGTGACGGTCATCAACACGGACCGGGTCCGAGGTGTGGGTAACGGCGCCAAGGTCCTGCCGTCCACGTCGGAACTGTGCGGCAACTGCACCCGGGGCCGTGCTGCGGTCATGCCGGACGGCCAGGTCCACCCCCTGCGTGCTGGGGCGCTTCCTTCCTGCCGGCGACGTTAA
- a CDS encoding DUF6415 family natural product biosynthesis protein has protein sequence MTAPEPPAAPDAPPVDIAAMRARVAEVLPPEVTPTDRAALEVLTRSLRHGMQLLISEVERAAAHLPDDDIPRYVALACVREARGKLDAGPGPGPSDAAAYVRQLGRSVMALCDHHMTLSGYSVCPACDQLIRPGAATQPYDQGSPSGGSTVSSRIHDGCAHAVRRTGTASPA, from the coding sequence GTGACCGCGCCCGAGCCGCCTGCCGCCCCCGATGCCCCGCCGGTGGACATCGCCGCGATGCGTGCGCGGGTGGCCGAGGTGCTGCCGCCCGAGGTGACCCCCACCGACCGGGCCGCGCTGGAGGTGCTGACCCGGTCGCTGCGCCACGGCATGCAGTTGCTCATCTCGGAGGTCGAGCGGGCCGCGGCGCACCTGCCTGACGACGACATCCCGCGCTATGTCGCGCTTGCCTGTGTCCGTGAGGCCCGCGGCAAGCTGGACGCCGGTCCCGGGCCGGGACCGTCCGATGCCGCCGCGTACGTGCGCCAGCTCGGCCGGTCGGTGATGGCCCTGTGCGACCACCACATGACGCTCTCCGGCTACAGCGTGTGCCCCGCCTGCGACCAGCTCATCAGGCCGGGCGCAGCGACACAGCCGTACGACCAGGGCAGCCCATCCGGAGGCTCGACCGTCTCCAGCCGCATCCATGACGGCTGCGCCCACGCCGTCCGCCGGACCGGCACCGCCTCCCCGGCATAA